One Formosa sp. Hel3_A1_48 genomic window, ATAGTTGACCCAGTAGTAATTAAGTCATCAACAAGCAATACATGTTTTCCAATGACTAGTGTTTTATTATTAACCTCAAAAGAATATTTTACAGACTTCCAGCGCTCGGCCTTAGTTTGAAAAACTTGAGTTTTTACATGTTTAGTCTTAATCAATACAGAATCTTCAAAAGGAACATCAAAAACATTTGCAATTGCCTTAGCAAAAGGGGAAACTTGATTGTATCCTCTCTCTTTTAATCTTTTTTTATGTAGGGGAACAGAAACAACTAAGTCAATAGAATGAAATCGATTAGAATCCTTCATTTCAAGAGCTAGCCAAGTGCCCAAAGTTATGCCTATAGATTTTTGACGTTTGTACTTGAGTTTATGAAGTAAGGATTGGACGCGACTATTTTTTTCAAAATAAAACAAAGAAGTAGCCGCTTCAAAGTGAATACGTCCAAAAAAAAGACGGGCTAAAGGCTGATCTTTCTGAAAATGATAATTGGTAAGGGGTAGGTGATGACGACAATCCACGCAAATTTCAAGTTCATGATCGCGCAAGACAGACGAACACGCTTGACATTGAGGCGGAAAAAACAAATCGACTATATAATTCATCAAATCTATGGAGATAAGGGATTACAAATTTAACAATAAACTTATATTTTTTAATTTCTCGCTATTTAATTTGTGGGGGTTTTCTATTTTTGTGGCATGAATAACCAAGGAGATCATTTTAAAAACGTTATTTCTCATGCTAAAGAATACGGGTTTGTATTTCAAAGCAGCGAAATCTACGACGGGCTTAGCGCTGTGTACGACTACGGCCAAAACGGTGCAGAATTAAAGAAAAATATACGCGAATACTGGTGGAAAGCCATGGTGCAAATGAATACTAATATTGTTGGCTTAGATGCTTCAATCTTTATGCACCCCACAACATGGAAAGCTTCGGGACACGTTGATGCGTTTAATGACCCCTTGATAGACAACAAAGATTCAAAAAAGCGATACAGAGCTGATGTTCTTGTTGAAGATTATTGTGCTAAGATTGAGCAAAAAATAGAAAAAGAAGTTAAAAAAGCTAAAAAACGTTTTGGTGATGCCTTTGATGAGAATGAATTCTTAAAGACCAATCAACGCGTACTAGCCTATCAAGACAAAATAGAAACCATCCTAAAGCGTATGGCTAGATCCCTTGAAAATGAAGACCTAGCAGATGTCAAAGCTCTTATAGAAGAACTCGAAATTGCTGACCCTGTTAGCGGTAGCCGCAATTGGACAGACGTTAAGCAATTCAACCTCATGTTTGGTACAAAACTGGGGGCCTCTGCTGAAAGTGCAATGGATTTGTATTTACGACCAGAAACCGCACAGGGAATTTTTGTCAACTTCTTAAATGTTCAAAAAACAGGCCGAATGAAAATTCCTTTTGGTATAGCGCAGACGGGGAAAGCATTCAGAAACGAAATTGTAGCACGCCAATTTATCTTCAGAATGCGTGAGTTTGAACAAATGGAAATGCAATTTTTCATCAAACCAGGAACACAAGGAGAGTGGTACAAACATTGGAAAGAAAAACGCCTAAATTGGCATCTTTCTTTGGGTATGGGTGAAGAAAATTACCGTTTTCATGACCATGAAAAATTGGCTCATTATGCCGATGCTGCAGCCGATATCGAGTTTAGATTCCCTTTTGGCTTTAAAGAACTTGAAGGTATTCATTCCAGAACAGATTTTGACCTCAGCCAACATGAAAAACACGCTGGCAAAAAACTTCAATTTTTTGATCCTGAAGAAAATAAAAACTATGTTCCTTATGTCTTAGAAACCTCTATTGGTTTGGACCGTATGTTTTTAGCCGTATTTTCCAACAGCCTAAAAAATGAAGAATTAGAAAACAACTCCACACGCACAGTGCTAAAACTTCCTGCGGTCTTGGCTCCAACAAAAGCGGCGATTTTACCCCTTGTAAAAAAAGATGGGCTTCCAGAAATAGCCAAAGAGATTTTACAAGAACTACAATGGGACTTCAATGTTGCCTATGACGAAAAAGACGCAGTGGGTCGGCGCTACCGCAGACAAGATGCCATTGGAACTCCTTTTTGCATTACCATAGACCATCAAACTATTGAAGACAATACCGTAACAGTTCGCTACAGAGACAGCATGAAACAAGAACGTGTAGCTGTGAAAAATTTAAAAACTCTAATTGAAGATCATGTTTCTATGAAAAATTGGCTGAAAAATTGTTAACTCGATAGCAATTTTACTGCATAATTTAATTAAAAAACTTCCGCTTGGTTTATTTTAAGTAGTGTATAGTAATTGTATTGTTTTTTTTGAATACAGAATCGTTTGCATGTTATAACTTAGGGTCAAAATAATTTAAGCTAAATTTACAATCAATTTATAACAACTTTTCTTTGAAAAATATTCCTCAAAATTGGTTCCCCGTTATCTTACTTTTGTTTTTGACAACAAAGGGGTATACTCAACTTAATGCTGTAATTCTTGGAAATGCTTCTTCAAATGGGAATAATTGTTACACAATTACAGAAGATTTGACAACACAATTAGGAGGAGTGTGGTATAATAATCCTATTGATTTCGATGAAGATTTTACCATTTATTATAAAAATAATTTTGGTTCAAAAGATTTTTATGGAGCCGATGGGATGGCATTGGTCTTCAAGAGAACATCTGCTTTTACAATAAATTCAGCACTAGGGAATTCTGGCGGGGGTGTTGGATATGGTGGAATTGGGGATCTTATTGTAGAATTTGATACTTATAGAAACATTGGCGGAAGTACAGGAGTTGAAGATTACGGAGATCCCGTATATGATCACATTTCAATTATGACCAATGGTAATCCGAATCATAACTCTGCAACAGATAATTTAGCTGGCCCCGTACAACCAACAAGTACAACCACTAATATGGAAGATGGTGTGGATCATAATATTAAAATTGTGTGGACTGCTTCAACACAGACTTTTGAAGTGTTTTTTGATTGTGAGTTACGATTATCGTTAAATAGAGATATAAGAGGAACTATTTTTGGAGGAGACAGCACGGTGTTTTTTGGGTTTGTAGGTTCCACTGGGGGGCTTTCAAATCTTCACCAGGTGTGTTTTAATAGCATCTCTTTTGTAGATAATCTATTGCTGCAACCACAAACTATTTGCAACGGTGAGTCAGCACAAGTTGATGCTGAAATTCCCAGTGGAAACACTTATACTTGGAGTCCTAGTACAGGAGTAAGTGATGTAAATATTCCAAACCCAACTCTTTCGCCTAACACTACAACTACATACACGGTAACAATAGAAGACGAATGTGGCGAAGCTACTATAGAAAGTGTTGAAATAACAGTTACACCACAAAACACAACAACTTTTGACCCAATTGACCCTATTTGTGAGGGCGATTCAAATCCCTTGCCTGCAACAGACATCAATGGCATAACAGGAAGCTGGGCTCCAGACTTCGATGCAACCACGACTACAGATTATAGCTTTACCCCTGATCCTGGACAATGCGCCACAACGCCTGCGCCTGTTCAAGTCGTGGTAAACCCTATTATCACAACAACTTTTGACCCAATTGACCCTATTTGTGAGGGCGATTCAAATCCCTTGCCTGCAACAGACATCAATGGCATAACAGGAAGCTGGGCTCCAGACTTCGATGCAACCACGACTACAGATTATAGCTTTACCCCTGATCCTGGACAATGCGCCACAACGCCTGCGCCTGTTCAAGTCGTGGTAAACCCTATTATCACAACAACTTTTGACCCAATTGACCCTATTTGTGAGGGCGATTCAAATCCCTTGCCTGCAACAGACATCAATGGCATAACAGGAAGCTGGGCTCCAGACTTCGATGCAACCACGACTACAGATTATAGCTTTACCCCTGATCCTGGACAATGCGCCACAACGCCTGCGCCTGTTCAAGTCGTGGTAAACCCTATTATCACAACAACTTTTGACCCAATTGATCCTATTTGTGAGGGCGATTCAAATCCCTTGCCTGCAACAGACATCAATGGCATAACAGGAAGCTGGGCTCCAGACTTCGATGCAACCACGACTACAGATTATAGCTTTACCCCTGATCCTGGACAATGCGCCACAACGCCTGCGCCTGTTCAAGTCGTGGTAAACCCTATTATCACAACAACTTTTGACCCAATTGACCCTATTTGTGAGGGCGATTCAAATCCCTTGCCTGCAACAGACATCAATGGCATAACAGGAAGCTGGGCTCCAGACTTCGATGCAACCACGACTACAGATTATAGCTTTACCCCTGATCCTGGACAATGCGCCACAACGCCTGCGCCTGTTCAAGTCGTGGTGAATCCGATTGTTACTCCAACATTCGATTCAATTGATCCAATTTGTGCTGGCGATAGTATTGCGCCATTACCAACAACTTCCAACAACGGAATTACAGGAACATGGAACCCAGCAACCATTGACAATACAACAACTGACGTATATACCTTTACGCCTGATGCTGGTGTTTGTGTAATTCCTACAACGATTGAAATTACAGTTTTACAACAAATAACGCCTACTTTCCTGATAGATGATATTTGTATTGGAGAAAGTACTGCACAGCTTCCTGTTGTTTCAGAAGAAAATATTTCGGGAAGTTGGTCTCCATCAACGGTGAATAATTTGATAACAACAACATACACATTTACTCCAGACCCTGGACAGTGTGCAAATACAACCACTGAAACCATTAATGTCAATCCAATAAATACGCTTTCAATAGCTACAGAAAACACTTCTGCCCCGTTCGATAGCAATCAAATAATTGAAGT contains:
- a CDS encoding ComF family protein is translated as MNYIVDLFFPPQCQACSSVLRDHELEICVDCRHHLPLTNYHFQKDQPLARLFFGRIHFEAATSLFYFEKNSRVQSLLHKLKYKRQKSIGITLGTWLALEMKDSNRFHSIDLVVSVPLHKKRLKERGYNQVSPFAKAIANVFDVPFEDSVLIKTKHVKTQVFQTKAERWKSVKYSFEVNNKTLVIGKHVLLVDDLITTGSTIEACAVVLLNAEAKQLSLATIAIASSMFR
- a CDS encoding glycine--tRNA ligase, whose amino-acid sequence is MNNQGDHFKNVISHAKEYGFVFQSSEIYDGLSAVYDYGQNGAELKKNIREYWWKAMVQMNTNIVGLDASIFMHPTTWKASGHVDAFNDPLIDNKDSKKRYRADVLVEDYCAKIEQKIEKEVKKAKKRFGDAFDENEFLKTNQRVLAYQDKIETILKRMARSLENEDLADVKALIEELEIADPVSGSRNWTDVKQFNLMFGTKLGASAESAMDLYLRPETAQGIFVNFLNVQKTGRMKIPFGIAQTGKAFRNEIVARQFIFRMREFEQMEMQFFIKPGTQGEWYKHWKEKRLNWHLSLGMGEENYRFHDHEKLAHYADAAADIEFRFPFGFKELEGIHSRTDFDLSQHEKHAGKKLQFFDPEENKNYVPYVLETSIGLDRMFLAVFSNSLKNEELENNSTRTVLKLPAVLAPTKAAILPLVKKDGLPEIAKEILQELQWDFNVAYDEKDAVGRRYRRQDAIGTPFCITIDHQTIEDNTVTVRYRDSMKQERVAVKNLKTLIEDHVSMKNWLKNC
- a CDS encoding lectin-like domain-containing protein, with product MKNIPQNWFPVILLLFLTTKGYTQLNAVILGNASSNGNNCYTITEDLTTQLGGVWYNNPIDFDEDFTIYYKNNFGSKDFYGADGMALVFKRTSAFTINSALGNSGGGVGYGGIGDLIVEFDTYRNIGGSTGVEDYGDPVYDHISIMTNGNPNHNSATDNLAGPVQPTSTTTNMEDGVDHNIKIVWTASTQTFEVFFDCELRLSLNRDIRGTIFGGDSTVFFGFVGSTGGLSNLHQVCFNSISFVDNLLLQPQTICNGESAQVDAEIPSGNTYTWSPSTGVSDVNIPNPTLSPNTTTTYTVTIEDECGEATIESVEITVTPQNTTTFDPIDPICEGDSNPLPATDINGITGSWAPDFDATTTTDYSFTPDPGQCATTPAPVQVVVNPIITTTFDPIDPICEGDSNPLPATDINGITGSWAPDFDATTTTDYSFTPDPGQCATTPAPVQVVVNPIITTTFDPIDPICEGDSNPLPATDINGITGSWAPDFDATTTTDYSFTPDPGQCATTPAPVQVVVNPIITTTFDPIDPICEGDSNPLPATDINGITGSWAPDFDATTTTDYSFTPDPGQCATTPAPVQVVVNPIITTTFDPIDPICEGDSNPLPATDINGITGSWAPDFDATTTTDYSFTPDPGQCATTPAPVQVVVNPIVTPTFDSIDPICAGDSIAPLPTTSNNGITGTWNPATIDNTTTDVYTFTPDAGVCVIPTTIEITVLQQITPTFLIDDICIGESTAQLPVVSEENISGSWSPSTVNNLITTTYTFTPDPGQCANTTTETINVNPINTLSIATENTSAPFDSNQIIEVTVTGGSGNYEYQLDGGIWQNSPVFQNVIGCQEHIVKVRDEEGCSNEPESVVTILSYPKFFTPNGDGYNDFWNIECLKNRTGLISIFDRFGKLLKQFKTTSSGWNGSYNNTLMPTSDYWFMVRYFDENGLEKEFRSHFTLRR